Proteins encoded in a region of the Watersipora subatra chromosome 5, tzWatSuba1.1, whole genome shotgun sequence genome:
- the LOC137397029 gene encoding fermitin family homolog 2-like, giving the protein MDLNQERTWVISIHVTDLFVDKTLRVNGDLHVGGVMFKLVESLAVPADWSDHALWWPEKCLWLNKSRVTLNQYGVHADAKLHFTPMHKTMRIQLPDLQLIDLKIDFSVNVFNAVLQLCKEMGVRHPEELSLLRPKTVSKDKKAVQAPIATTINRNSRASSSSNSSLNKGMTPASPLTPSHRTPLHVTSPVSTMSRTSMTPQTPGTPGSWVNGMSPQALTRSLSFDENLYSQLVHSPKLASKEALLYLPKHKNLTEKAVVNGWWLDSNRSLMEQAVQETDLLHLKFKYFAFCDLNPKYDLVRINQLYEQAKWSLISEEIDCTDEEMLMFAALQLQAEYQAQVPIHDEVDSSRNAEDHDDIDAALNDLQVSLEGSTLHNAGDITSVPELQEYIKHFKPKRYTMKGAKKYYALLRDTHIYLYKSQEETKHKSLHQINLRDCEIQPDVNLSGNKFIIRLFIPGPEGISEEWLRCENEEQYARWMAACKLGSKGHTMADSSYNAEVRNIKQFLSLQKPSSTPTSSGERVAPRRPVQPVTVPEDSILPANYMSARCLKKNKTKLVQKILEAHNNVSDMPLIEAKLNYIKAWQALPEYGLTYFLVKFRNSKKEELVGIGYNRLIRVNPKTSEVTKTYRFSTMSSWSVHWENREVIVDFEEEKLAIKPLSADCKIFHEFLGGYIYLSMRSQDKNETLNEDMFYKLTSGTCA; this is encoded by the exons ATGGATCTGAACCAGGAAAGAACCTGGGTTATATCCATCCATGTCACCGATCTCTTCGTGGATAAGACTCTACGGGTGAATGGAGACCTTCATGTGGGCGGAGTTATGTTCAAGCTAGTGGAATCACTAG CGGTGCCAGCTGATTGGTCAGATCACGCCCTCTGGTGGCCCGAGAAGTGTTTATGGCTGAACAAGTCTCGTGTGACCCTAAACCAGTATGGAGTACACGCTGATGCTAAACTGCACTTCACACCCATGCACAAGACAATGAGGATACAGCTGCCTGACTTGCAGCTCATAGACCTCAAAATTGACTTCAGCGTAAACGTCTTCAACGCCGTCCTACAACTCTGCAAAGAGATGG GCGTGCGGCACCCTGAAGAGCTCTCTTTACTCAGACCCAAGACTGTTTCTAAAGACAAGAAAGCAGTACAAGCACCGATTGCTACAACGATAAATCGAAACTCGCGTGCCTCATCCTCAAGTAATAGCAGTCTCAACAAGGGGATGACTCCGGCAAGTCCCCTGACCCCTTCTCACCGCACCCCTCTTCACGTCACATCACCAGTT AGTACTATGTCAAGGACATCCATGACACCACAGACTCCCGGTACTCCCGGTTCCTGGGTGAATGGTATGTCACCTCAGGCACTGACACGCTCATTGTCATTTGATGAGAATCTATACAGCCAGCTCGTACACAGTCCGAAACTGGCCAGCAAGGAGGCACTTCTTTACCTCCCCAAGCATAAAAATCTGACGGAGAAGGCTGTTGTGAACGGCTG GTGGCTCGACTCCAACCGATCTCTCATGGAACAAGCTGTACAAGAGACTGACCTTTTGCACCTCAAATTCAAATACTTTGC TTTCTGTGACCTGAATCCAAAATATGACCTTGTGAGGATTAATCAACTGTACGAGCAGGCGAAATGGTCGCTAATATCAGAGGAAATAGATTGTACTGATGAAGAGATGCTCATGTTCGCTGCCCTTCAG TTGCAAGCGGAGTACCAAGCACAGGTCCCAATCCACGATGAGGTAGACAGCTCACGCAACGCTGAAGACCACGATGATATAGACGCTGCACTCAATGACCTTCAAGTGTCCCTTGAGGGCTCCACGTTACACAATGCTGGGGATATTACGAGTGTACCTGAACTCCAGGAATATATCAAACATTTCAA ACCCAAAAGATACACAATGAAGGGAGCAAAAAAGTACTATGCCCTACTGCGAGACACTCATATCTACTTGTACAAAAGCCAGGAGGAGACAAAACACAAATCTCTCCATCAAATTAATTTACGAG attgtGAAATACAACCTGACGTAAACTTATCTGGAAACAAATTCATTATCAGACTCTTCATTCCTGGTCCAGAAGGCATCAGCGAGGAGTGGCTCCGTTGTGAGAAT GAGGAGCAGTACGCTCGCTGGATGGCAGCGTGTAAGCTCGGCAGCAAGGGTCACACAATGGCTGACTCTTCGTATAATGCCGAGGTGCGCAATATCAAACAGTTCCTCAGTCTACAGAAGCCTTCTTCCACGCCAACTTCGAGTGGCGAGAGAGTTGCTCCTAGACGACCAGTGCAGCCGGTCACAGTGCCTGAAGACAGCATACTGCCTGCCAATTACATGTCTGCCCGCTGTTTGAAGAAAAACAAGACCAAG TTGGTCCAGAAGATTCTAGAAGCGCACAACAATGTGAGTGACATGCCTCTGATTGAGGCCAAACTCAACTATATAAAGGCATGGCAAGCCCTCCCTGAGTATGGACTCACATATTTTCTTGTGAAATTCCGCAACAGCAAGAAAGAG GAGCTCGTTGGCATAGGATACAACCGGCTGATACGGGTCAACCCAAAGACAAGTGAGGTAACTAAGACATACCGGTTCTCCACGATGAGTTCTTGGTCGGTTCATTGGGAGAATAGAGAAGTCATTGTTGACTTTGAGGAGGAGAAACTGGCCATCAAGCCTCTGTCAGCGGACTGCAAAATCTTTCACGAGTTTCTAG GTGGATACATATACCTTAGCATGAGATCCCAAGACAAGAACGAGACACTGAATGAAGACATGTTTTACAAGTTGACGAGTGGAACATGTGCGTGA